In Neokomagataea tanensis, one genomic interval encodes:
- a CDS encoding Gfo/Idh/MocA family protein, which yields MSSNEQSNSSGSQTRRNILKVAGTAGLAFGGRLAAQDIPPNHLAPRPAPQSIRPLPEGRRTFGYAIIGLGKYAVNQIIPAFAECKHARLAGLVSGDRQKAERIAAAYDVPTKNIYSYDNFDDIKNNPDIDAVYIILPNSLHADIAERAFKAGKHVMCEKPMATSVEDAQRMVDASRRANKQLMIGYRCHFDPITQRTIELIRAGHIGKPRVITTENTDALSVEDPSGQWRVRRALSGGGSLMDLGIYGVNASRYLLNEDPIEVTAVIAPSSNPIFSEVEDIISWTFRYKSGALAHGNSSFSTAATSRFGIQGEKLTAVMDPATGYYNNTFKASGGDEVHVLQDPMFQIPALNQFSAQLDHLPEILASGAPSKATGLEGLQDVKLIQAIYRAAALRRPVSTDWGDWRKI from the coding sequence ATGAGTAGCAACGAACAAAGCAATTCTTCAGGATCGCAGACTCGGCGCAACATTCTGAAAGTTGCTGGTACAGCAGGTCTTGCATTCGGCGGGCGTCTTGCAGCGCAAGATATTCCACCAAATCATTTGGCTCCGCGGCCTGCTCCTCAAAGTATTCGCCCACTGCCTGAAGGTCGTCGGACGTTTGGCTACGCCATCATCGGGCTAGGCAAATATGCTGTTAATCAAATCATTCCGGCTTTTGCAGAGTGCAAACATGCGCGCCTCGCTGGATTGGTAAGCGGTGACCGCCAAAAAGCGGAGCGTATTGCTGCGGCGTATGATGTTCCGACCAAGAACATTTACTCGTACGATAACTTCGACGACATCAAGAACAATCCGGATATTGATGCCGTTTATATTATTCTGCCGAACTCACTGCATGCGGATATTGCGGAACGGGCTTTTAAGGCCGGTAAGCATGTCATGTGTGAAAAGCCGATGGCGACGAGCGTTGAAGACGCGCAGCGCATGGTGGACGCATCACGCCGTGCCAATAAGCAGTTGATGATTGGGTATCGCTGCCATTTTGATCCCATCACGCAGCGGACTATTGAGCTTATCCGGGCTGGTCACATCGGTAAGCCACGTGTGATCACCACAGAAAATACGGACGCTCTCAGCGTCGAAGATCCATCTGGCCAATGGAGAGTGCGCCGTGCGTTATCGGGCGGTGGCTCGCTGATGGATCTGGGGATCTATGGTGTTAATGCATCCCGTTATCTTTTGAATGAAGATCCGATTGAAGTCACTGCGGTGATAGCGCCCAGCAGCAACCCGATTTTCAGTGAAGTCGAAGATATTATTTCTTGGACATTCCGGTACAAATCTGGCGCTTTGGCCCACGGGAACTCTTCATTCAGCACTGCTGCGACGTCACGCTTTGGTATACAGGGCGAGAAATTAACCGCCGTGATGGATCCAGCGACGGGTTATTACAACAATACGTTCAAGGCATCGGGCGGGGACGAGGTGCACGTCTTGCAGGACCCAATGTTCCAGATTCCTGCTCTCAACCAGTTTTCTGCGCAGCTTGACCATCTGCCTGAAATTTTGGCCTCAGGTGCGCCATCCAAAGCGACCGGGCTAGAAGGCTTGCAAGACGTAAAGCTGATTCAGGCCATTTACCGTGCGGCTGCTCTGCGGCGGCCGGTTTCAACAGATTGGGGCGATTGGCGGAAAATCTGA
- a CDS encoding glycosyltransferase family 4 protein, which translates to MSIVVEELRKRGHEVRVVGPDQFHTVPCPTYPEIRLATRPSGKFAKIMREFRPDVLHIVTEGPIGWAAWRWARKRNVPFTTSYHTRFPEYVQARIKFGLNLSYRLLRHFHNAASATLVATASLREDLEARGFTRLSPWTRGVNLERFSPEPRCNWQERLDVPGPIFIYVGRVAVEKNIEAFLSLDLPGTKIVVGDGPQRKALEQKFPQAFFTGRLDEGELSAAYAGGDVFVFPSLTDTFGLVLLEALASGTPCAAYDVTGPRDILAGTNGRVGAVGPDLREACLKALKADRQECRKHAEGFTWEVCADLFENALHPFFDK; encoded by the coding sequence ATGTCTATCGTGGTGGAAGAACTCCGCAAGCGTGGGCATGAAGTGCGCGTTGTCGGGCCAGACCAGTTCCATACCGTGCCCTGTCCGACATACCCGGAAATCCGTTTGGCAACTCGGCCATCAGGCAAATTTGCGAAGATTATGCGGGAGTTCAGACCGGATGTTCTGCACATCGTGACAGAAGGGCCTATCGGCTGGGCGGCCTGGCGGTGGGCGCGTAAGAGGAATGTCCCGTTTACGACATCCTATCACACGCGCTTTCCGGAATATGTGCAGGCAAGAATCAAGTTTGGTTTGAACCTTTCATATCGGCTGTTGAGGCATTTTCATAATGCGGCCTCGGCGACCTTGGTTGCGACGGCAAGCCTTAGGGAAGATTTGGAAGCTCGTGGCTTTACGCGCTTAAGCCCTTGGACACGCGGCGTAAATCTGGAGCGTTTCTCGCCTGAGCCTCGGTGCAACTGGCAGGAGAGGCTGGACGTGCCCGGTCCGATTTTCATTTATGTCGGGCGCGTTGCGGTTGAGAAAAATATAGAGGCTTTTTTGTCGCTTGATTTGCCCGGTACCAAAATTGTGGTGGGGGACGGGCCGCAGCGTAAAGCCTTGGAACAAAAATTTCCGCAGGCATTTTTCACTGGTCGTTTAGATGAGGGGGAACTGTCGGCGGCTTATGCAGGCGGTGATGTTTTTGTCTTTCCAAGCCTGACTGATACTTTCGGGTTAGTGCTCTTGGAGGCGCTGGCAAGTGGCACGCCATGTGCTGCTTATGACGTGACCGGGCCGCGTGATATTCTGGCAGGTACAAATGGCCGGGTAGGTGCTGTTGGACCAGACTTGCGTGAGGCTTGTTTAAAGGCTTTGAAAGCTGACCGACAAGAATGCCGCAAGCATGCTGAGGGTTTTACATGGGAAGTATGTGCAGATTTATTTGAAAATGCGCTGCATCCATTTTTTGATAAATAA
- a CDS encoding lysine--tRNA ligase has translation MEKQNPSSTSLPAASAPLPKAWPFEEARKIAEHVGKRDADKPALLETGYGPSGLPHIGTFGEVARTTWVRKAYEALTGRPTRLLAFSDDMDALRKVPTNVPQQDMLAKHLGLPLTRIPDPFGEYESFAAHNNARLRQFLDSFGFQYEFASATDYYTNGTFDAALRRMLEVHDEVVATILPTLGPDRRATYSPVLPIHPETGQVMQVPILSVDPEAATVVWEDESGKRFETSVLGGHAKMQWKADWAMRWYALGVDYEMSGKDLIDSVRLSSKICRILGKEPPAGLTYELFLDAQGQKISKSKGNGLSVEEWLRYGTPESLAQYMFQQPTRAKRLFFDVIPRATDDYLALVAKAEQQEGDDLKANPVWSIHGGTIRPQDTSPVSYTALLNLANVANARDTETLWKFLRRYDPTLSPETHPYVDRLVETALAYFIERVSPNKTYRDPTDRERKGLEDLADELAKLDVSTPPLAVQDVVFEVGKRYFEKSELRSWFGCLYEVLLGQNEGPRFGIFASLFGLKETVELIRTALARPPAKAEQG, from the coding sequence ATGGAAAAGCAAAACCCTTCATCAACCTCCCTCCCAGCAGCGTCCGCGCCGCTTCCTAAAGCTTGGCCCTTCGAGGAGGCGCGCAAGATTGCCGAGCACGTTGGCAAACGTGACGCGGACAAACCTGCTTTGCTTGAAACGGGCTATGGTCCCTCAGGCTTGCCGCATATCGGTACGTTTGGCGAAGTCGCGCGTACAACATGGGTGCGCAAGGCTTATGAAGCCCTGACAGGCCGTCCGACGCGCTTGCTTGCGTTCTCTGATGATATGGACGCACTGCGTAAAGTGCCGACAAACGTTCCGCAGCAGGACATGCTTGCCAAGCATTTGGGCCTGCCGCTGACGCGCATCCCTGACCCGTTCGGGGAATATGAGAGCTTCGCAGCCCATAATAACGCCCGCCTGCGCCAATTTTTGGACAGCTTTGGTTTTCAATACGAATTTGCTTCTGCGACAGATTATTACACCAACGGTACGTTTGATGCTGCTCTGCGCCGTATGCTGGAAGTGCATGACGAGGTCGTTGCTACCATTCTCCCAACTCTAGGCCCTGATCGTCGGGCTACGTATTCTCCTGTTCTGCCGATTCACCCCGAAACGGGACAGGTCATGCAGGTGCCTATTTTGTCAGTTGACCCAGAGGCTGCAACTGTGGTGTGGGAAGATGAGAGCGGTAAGCGTTTTGAGACATCCGTGCTCGGTGGCCATGCCAAAATGCAATGGAAGGCAGACTGGGCAATGCGTTGGTACGCATTGGGCGTTGACTACGAAATGTCCGGCAAGGACCTGATAGACAGTGTCCGCCTCTCATCTAAAATTTGCCGCATCTTGGGGAAAGAGCCTCCTGCTGGCCTGACTTATGAACTGTTCTTGGATGCGCAGGGGCAAAAAATCAGCAAGTCCAAAGGTAACGGCCTGTCGGTTGAAGAGTGGCTGCGCTACGGCACCCCGGAAAGCTTGGCGCAGTACATGTTCCAGCAGCCAACCCGTGCGAAGCGTCTTTTCTTTGATGTTATTCCGCGTGCGACAGATGACTATTTGGCATTGGTTGCCAAGGCTGAGCAGCAAGAGGGCGATGACCTGAAAGCTAACCCAGTCTGGTCTATCCATGGGGGTACGATCCGCCCGCAGGATACCAGCCCAGTGTCTTACACAGCGCTGCTTAACCTCGCGAATGTTGCTAACGCGCGTGACACAGAGACGCTGTGGAAATTCCTGCGCCGTTACGATCCGACGTTATCACCAGAGACGCATCCTTACGTAGATCGTTTGGTTGAGACTGCGCTGGCGTATTTTATTGAGCGCGTTTCACCTAACAAAACCTATCGCGATCCGACAGACAGAGAGCGAAAAGGCCTTGAAGATTTGGCCGACGAACTGGCCAAACTTGATGTTTCTACGCCGCCTCTTGCTGTGCAGGATGTCGTGTTTGAAGTGGGCAAACGGTATTTCGAGAAGTCCGAACTACGCTCATGGTTTGGTTGCTTGTACGAAGTTCTGCTCGGTCAGAATGAGGGGCCACGTTTCGGGATATTCGCATCGCTCTTTGGTTTGAAAGAGACAGTAGAGCTTATTCGAACGGCTCTAGCGCGCCCTCCCGCCAAGGCTGAGCAGGGGTAA
- a CDS encoding ATP-dependent DNA helicase — MSAPASHTSPAHLSPFDAPALVARRGHSSLLTPDGELLTLTVAETRQRLLTLPAPLLIHGPSAMRALDLPQHPQPVPWFDLLELFLFVHPARTVAPTARGMAIALEVEPPHVITADFLPRLCEILLDQLHAKAQTPEGYALKGLLPSLTRAGWVWAGEIAHVLGAQNAASSPTHEAIRVWRRLPKWEDEAQRPPPSAHPVEPRAARERLRHILGENAEIRPGQADFSSVATAAFEPREAVGTPNVVLAEAGTGTGKTLGYIAPASLWAERNDGAVWLSTYTRHLQKQLEKELHRLYPDRALRRQKVVVRKGRENYLCLLNMEDMLNATMSRAASSPEGGKNLLPLALIARWAETSQDGDLMGGDLPGWFGEVFGQGILHSIADRRGECIHASCPHYQTCFVEHGIRRAKHADLVVANHALIMAQASWNAATPEGIPDEDSTPSRYVFDEGHHVPDAADSAFSTVLCGLEAAELRRWLLGAEGSRSRARGLLRRIEDLLERVPALDGPVHAVLAAAHTLPAPGWSERLNPSPSADGTADSETDDLLSGILPSIPHENNPSEAFLRALNAQLRNRRHTQERGQNAYPPTECDLFPAEQGIIDTAQTLASALHTLRRPLQHLSNQLAAQLDADPEMDAATRQRIEAMIRSLYRRATLRVSGWISMLDAVCHPPEPTSHIPQYVDFIRTEPLPRNRSGGGTHDVGLHRHWLDPTIPFAAAIQTAAHGLLLTSATLRDQSGTAFDQDGTRDWQAAELRLGATHFIKPPIRASVLSPFNYANQTRAYVVTDVSTEPASLAWAFQALFEASGGGALGLFTAIKRLRDVHQRIHERLEEQGIPLYAQHVDAMDNATLVDIFRTEIHSCLLGTDAMRDGVDVPGEALRMVVFEKTPWPRPDILHRERRRVLADGHPSDYDDRLTRMKLRQAFGRLIRHGTDRGVFVILDRRMPSRLLTAFPTGVSVHRMSLTETLTDIQAFFGPSPEAA; from the coding sequence ATGTCCGCACCTGCCTCTCATACGTCCCCTGCGCATCTTTCCCCGTTTGATGCACCCGCCCTTGTCGCACGCCGTGGACATTCATCACTTCTCACCCCCGACGGAGAACTGCTCACATTAACGGTAGCAGAAACCCGCCAACGCCTGCTGACGCTACCTGCACCACTCCTTATTCACGGCCCCAGCGCGATGCGGGCGCTTGATTTACCACAGCATCCACAACCCGTGCCGTGGTTTGACCTGCTTGAACTTTTTTTATTCGTGCACCCTGCGCGTACCGTCGCTCCCACAGCGCGGGGCATGGCAATTGCTCTTGAGGTAGAGCCTCCCCACGTTATCACTGCGGATTTCCTACCCCGCCTGTGCGAAATTTTGCTGGATCAACTCCATGCCAAAGCACAAACACCGGAAGGCTATGCACTTAAGGGTCTTTTACCCTCTCTCACACGCGCCGGGTGGGTTTGGGCGGGCGAAATTGCCCATGTGCTCGGCGCCCAAAATGCTGCCAGCAGCCCAACACATGAAGCGATTCGCGTCTGGCGGCGCCTCCCCAAATGGGAAGATGAAGCCCAGCGCCCGCCACCCAGCGCCCATCCGGTCGAGCCACGCGCCGCGCGTGAAAGACTACGCCACATTTTGGGGGAAAATGCTGAAATAAGGCCGGGCCAAGCCGATTTCTCTTCCGTTGCCACCGCCGCCTTTGAACCACGCGAAGCCGTCGGCACACCAAATGTCGTACTTGCAGAAGCCGGTACGGGTACGGGGAAAACCCTGGGCTATATCGCACCCGCCAGCCTGTGGGCAGAGCGCAACGACGGCGCTGTTTGGCTCAGTACTTATACCCGACACCTGCAGAAGCAACTCGAAAAAGAACTACACCGCCTATACCCAGACCGGGCATTGCGGCGGCAGAAAGTCGTCGTTCGCAAAGGGCGCGAGAACTACCTTTGCCTTCTCAATATGGAAGACATGCTAAACGCGACAATGTCCCGTGCAGCCTCGTCCCCCGAGGGTGGGAAAAACTTGCTCCCGCTCGCTCTCATCGCGCGTTGGGCCGAGACCAGCCAAGACGGAGACCTCATGGGCGGAGACCTCCCAGGCTGGTTTGGCGAAGTCTTCGGCCAAGGCATCCTGCACAGCATTGCCGATCGGCGCGGAGAGTGCATTCACGCATCCTGCCCCCACTACCAAACCTGTTTTGTCGAGCATGGTATCCGCCGCGCCAAACACGCTGATCTCGTCGTTGCAAACCATGCCCTGATCATGGCTCAAGCCTCTTGGAATGCAGCCACACCTGAGGGCATCCCTGATGAGGACAGCACGCCATCTCGGTATGTGTTTGACGAAGGCCATCATGTGCCGGACGCCGCCGACAGTGCTTTTTCTACCGTCCTATGCGGCCTTGAAGCAGCTGAATTACGCCGCTGGCTGCTTGGCGCTGAAGGCAGCCGCTCCCGTGCCAGAGGCTTGCTGCGCCGTATTGAAGACCTGCTCGAGCGTGTGCCAGCGCTGGATGGTCCGGTACATGCCGTGCTGGCCGCAGCACACACACTCCCTGCCCCCGGCTGGAGCGAGCGCCTCAACCCATCTCCTTCCGCTGACGGTACAGCGGACAGTGAAACCGACGATCTTTTAAGCGGTATTTTGCCGTCTATCCCGCACGAGAATAACCCCTCTGAAGCCTTTTTAAGAGCGCTCAATGCTCAGCTAAGAAACCGCCGCCACACACAGGAGCGAGGACAGAACGCCTACCCCCCGACCGAGTGTGATCTCTTTCCCGCTGAGCAGGGAATCATCGATACGGCGCAAACACTTGCCTCCGCCTTGCACACGCTGCGCCGCCCCTTGCAACATTTGAGCAACCAACTGGCCGCGCAATTAGATGCTGACCCGGAGATGGACGCTGCAACCCGCCAGCGCATTGAAGCGATGATCCGCAGCCTCTACCGGCGCGCCACTCTCCGTGTAAGCGGCTGGATCAGCATGCTTGATGCTGTCTGTCACCCGCCGGAGCCAACTTCACATATTCCGCAATATGTTGATTTCATTCGGACCGAACCTCTACCACGCAACCGCTCTGGCGGAGGAACACACGACGTAGGGCTTCACCGACATTGGCTTGACCCGACCATTCCTTTTGCAGCGGCCATTCAAACCGCTGCTCACGGCTTGTTGCTTACCTCCGCCACCTTGCGTGACCAGAGCGGCACTGCTTTTGACCAAGACGGCACACGGGACTGGCAAGCGGCAGAATTACGCCTTGGGGCCACCCATTTTATCAAACCACCCATTCGTGCTTCGGTGCTCAGCCCTTTCAATTACGCCAATCAAACGCGGGCTTACGTCGTGACAGACGTCTCAACAGAGCCAGCATCACTCGCGTGGGCTTTCCAGGCTTTATTTGAAGCATCAGGCGGTGGGGCATTGGGATTATTCACAGCAATTAAGCGCCTCCGCGATGTACATCAACGCATTCACGAGCGCCTTGAGGAACAAGGCATCCCCCTTTACGCTCAACATGTGGACGCCATGGATAATGCGACTTTAGTCGATATTTTCCGCACCGAAATTCATTCCTGCCTCCTCGGTACCGATGCCATGCGTGACGGCGTGGACGTACCCGGCGAGGCCCTGCGCATGGTTGTATTCGAAAAAACACCTTGGCCAAGGCCAGACATCCTGCACCGTGAGCGACGACGCGTTCTCGCAGATGGCCACCCCAGCGACTACGATGACCGCCTGACGCGCATGAAATTACGTCAGGCTTTTGGTCGTCTCATCCGCCATGGCACGGATCGTGGCGTTTTTGTTATACTAGACCGGCGCATGCCTTCCCGGCTGCTCACGGCCTTTCCTACCGGTGTCTCCGTTCACCGCATGAGCCTTACTGAAACGCTTACTGATATTCAGGCATTTTTCGGTCCATCACCCGAAGCCGCTTAA
- a CDS encoding UDP-2,3-diacylglucosamine diphosphatase: MRFTVESSEPTSYRSVFISDIHMGTRGSRVALTTDFLRSIACERLYLVGDIIDGWRLRRTWYWDEAHDEFLRLILRLARSGTEVIYIPGNHDEMLRNWLSMELKIASIRLVPKAEHIAADGRKYLVIHGDEFDSIVRCYPLLAVLGDHAYTAALFLNRWINVARRKAGLPYRSFSAWAKKRVKSAVKAIDRFEMALAREAKQIGADGVICGHIHTAEIRDIGGVAYMNTGDWVESCTALVETWDGQFELVDWTARMHEAWKTTLAEINKPAGPLGEDLKPVLAQMMQQGMAAEPSPIKAEQVA; this comes from the coding sequence ATGCGTTTCACAGTGGAAAGTTCCGAGCCGACGTCATACCGGTCGGTTTTTATTTCGGATATTCACATGGGTACACGCGGCAGTCGTGTTGCTCTGACAACTGACTTTTTGCGCAGTATTGCATGTGAGCGCCTTTACCTTGTGGGCGATATCATTGATGGCTGGCGTTTACGCCGCACATGGTATTGGGATGAAGCGCATGATGAATTTCTGCGCTTGATACTGCGTTTGGCACGCAGCGGGACTGAGGTTATTTACATCCCGGGCAACCACGACGAAATGCTGAGAAACTGGCTTTCGATGGAATTGAAAATTGCTTCCATCCGCTTGGTGCCGAAAGCTGAGCATATTGCTGCGGATGGCCGCAAATACCTTGTTATTCATGGCGATGAATTCGACAGTATTGTTCGTTGTTACCCATTATTGGCGGTACTGGGTGATCATGCCTATACGGCTGCGTTGTTCTTGAATCGCTGGATTAATGTGGCGCGACGCAAAGCAGGTTTGCCGTATCGCTCCTTCTCAGCCTGGGCCAAAAAGCGCGTTAAAAGTGCTGTTAAGGCGATTGATCGTTTTGAGATGGCCCTGGCGCGTGAAGCAAAACAAATTGGCGCCGATGGGGTAATTTGCGGACACATCCACACGGCTGAAATCCGCGATATTGGTGGAGTTGCCTACATGAACACGGGTGACTGGGTGGAGAGTTGCACCGCCTTGGTCGAGACATGGGATGGCCAGTTTGAACTCGTGGACTGGACAGCACGCATGCACGAAGCGTGGAAAACAACCCTTGCTGAAATTAACAAACCCGCCGGGCCGCTAGGGGAAGATTTAAAGCCCGTTCTCGCTCAGATGATGCAGCAGGGCATGGCTGCGGAACCTTCACCCATTAAAGCAGAGCAAGTAGCGTGA
- a CDS encoding DUF3772 domain-containing protein, producing MKRDFWRIGLLLGPLFLLCAIAPHVHAAPNLPIIGQDWRNISASILRELDDGARDLQNINDTLNQASGTPDNNTLDALTHKAQATQQTMRSTIEQLQAFDGITQSYLKILGPKAADNEDTAITNQRTALLTNTKAVQTSLMRAELYALQAQQLISTLNARRVRLHHATLWEPVPSPFNPHFWSTLASEKSENHGSFHAGGALENWPTLLIGLIATLLLTPFIIPAILALSLRKPAKQSDADTDPDADPDADTDDTLSIGASFRSGIFITLLGACVGAVASGLVWAIITALLPKGATLDDNIFALTLAQTLPFCGFIIGAGHALTGRQSPLAKHHPELASLLRKVDGALAVAIIWLDLLRTALEQDVFGPNLLIVLEVVFVLSVNAAALVIFRRLRSIEGTNSFAPTLLGIVVLIFVVTSAAIIFHHTPSAFFLIGWLLTLGTALLITGLLAVFWRNALEQLLDPDGRVGRHLSGLGLPERRLQQLSVLLSGIGNVLLFLVLVSTVQTGGSANPADIGERIRLLFVGNTIGGVHISLGTTLTIVLIFFASSYLIQRVRQWIRDRFLPTTRLDIGARNSITSIFTYCSWILVGLFELSLAGLSVQNLTWVVSALSVGIGFGLQSIVQNFVSGIILLAERPVRIGDVVEIAGNRGDVKRISIRATELNLSDGSTVIVPNSQFITSSVKNATFSGATSALSMTFNVPTSCDLDAVRAKLIEIAAEREEVLADPTPVVRINALGDATVTMVLTVRLNTPKDAGKVQDAVLFGIFRRFREEYVKLTTA from the coding sequence ATGAAAAGAGACTTCTGGCGTATTGGCCTCCTGCTTGGCCCTCTTTTCCTGCTTTGCGCCATTGCCCCCCACGTCCATGCTGCCCCAAACCTACCAATTATCGGTCAGGATTGGCGCAACATCTCGGCATCTATTCTGCGCGAACTGGATGACGGTGCGCGTGACTTGCAAAACATCAATGACACCTTAAATCAGGCCAGCGGCACGCCAGACAACAACACCCTTGATGCACTCACCCACAAAGCCCAAGCCACGCAACAAACCATGCGTAGCACCATTGAGCAGCTTCAGGCGTTCGATGGCATTACCCAATCCTATCTCAAAATTCTCGGCCCAAAAGCGGCTGATAACGAAGATACTGCCATTACAAACCAGCGCACGGCGCTGCTTACCAACACAAAAGCAGTTCAAACATCGCTCATGCGCGCAGAACTGTACGCCCTACAAGCCCAACAACTTATTTCCACCCTCAACGCACGCCGTGTCCGCCTGCACCATGCGACCTTGTGGGAACCTGTCCCTTCTCCATTCAATCCTCATTTCTGGTCCACTCTGGCTTCCGAAAAGAGCGAAAATCACGGCTCATTCCATGCCGGCGGGGCTTTGGAAAACTGGCCTACCTTGCTGATAGGGCTTATTGCTACGCTCCTACTCACGCCGTTCATCATTCCCGCCATCTTGGCATTAAGCCTACGCAAACCTGCCAAGCAGTCCGATGCTGATACTGACCCGGATGCAGACCCCGATGCCGATACGGACGATACACTCTCCATCGGCGCATCATTCCGCAGCGGTATTTTCATTACCCTGCTTGGCGCGTGCGTCGGTGCTGTAGCATCCGGTTTGGTTTGGGCCATTATTACAGCCCTGCTCCCCAAAGGCGCCACGCTGGACGACAACATTTTTGCGCTTACTCTTGCGCAAACACTTCCTTTTTGCGGTTTCATCATCGGCGCAGGGCACGCGCTCACCGGCCGCCAGAGCCCTCTTGCCAAGCATCACCCAGAACTCGCCTCTCTTTTACGTAAAGTCGATGGGGCACTGGCTGTTGCTATCATTTGGCTCGACCTTTTACGCACGGCGTTGGAGCAAGACGTTTTCGGCCCTAACCTGCTTATCGTCCTTGAAGTCGTATTCGTCCTCAGCGTTAACGCCGCAGCCCTCGTTATCTTCCGTAGGTTACGTTCAATCGAAGGAACAAACAGCTTCGCGCCAACGCTCCTTGGCATCGTCGTACTCATTTTTGTCGTTACGAGCGCGGCGATTATCTTCCATCACACACCGAGCGCTTTTTTCCTTATTGGGTGGCTACTTACCCTTGGTACAGCGCTGCTCATCACCGGGCTGCTGGCTGTTTTCTGGCGCAACGCTCTAGAACAACTCCTCGACCCTGATGGCCGGGTAGGACGCCATCTGAGCGGCCTTGGCCTGCCCGAACGCCGCTTGCAACAACTTTCCGTCCTGCTTTCAGGTATCGGAAACGTCCTTCTTTTTCTTGTTCTAGTCTCTACCGTTCAGACCGGCGGCAGTGCGAACCCCGCAGATATTGGCGAGCGTATCCGCCTTTTATTCGTTGGAAATACTATTGGTGGTGTTCATATTTCTCTCGGCACTACGCTGACCATTGTACTGATTTTCTTCGCATCATCTTATTTGATCCAGAGAGTCCGACAATGGATCCGTGATCGTTTCCTACCAACGACACGTCTGGACATCGGTGCGCGCAACTCGATCACATCTATTTTCACCTACTGCTCGTGGATTTTAGTCGGACTGTTTGAGCTCAGCCTTGCAGGGCTTTCCGTCCAAAATCTAACATGGGTTGTGAGCGCACTTTCCGTCGGTATTGGTTTTGGCCTGCAATCCATCGTCCAGAACTTTGTGTCCGGTATTATTCTTCTCGCTGAACGCCCAGTGCGTATCGGGGATGTTGTCGAAATTGCCGGTAACCGCGGGGACGTTAAACGCATCAGCATCCGTGCAACAGAACTGAACCTGAGCGATGGCTCAACGGTCATCGTGCCCAACTCACAATTCATCACCTCCAGCGTCAAAAACGCAACCTTCTCCGGCGCCACAAGCGCACTTTCCATGACGTTCAACGTACCGACATCCTGTGACCTTGATGCCGTCCGTGCGAAATTGATTGAAATCGCCGCTGAGCGCGAAGAAGTTCTTGCAGACCCAACACCCGTGGTCCGCATCAATGCCCTTGGTGATGCTACGGTAACGATGGTTCTCACCGTGCGCTTGAACACCCCAAAAGATGCCGGGAAAGTGCAGGATGCCGTTCTCTTCGGTATTTTCCGGCGCTTCCGGGAAGAATACGTAAAATTAACTACCGCCTGA